AATATGCGCCGGATCGGCTTTCCGCTACGACCCGTACTGGGACCTTTTATCGCTTATAGAGGCGCTTCCCGGTCCGCCCGGTGTATACCCGGGTTGGACCGCGCTCGGCGTAACCGGATTGACGGACAGGCTGATGATCGAGCGGCTGGACGCTTATTTGAAAAGTTTGCTGGCGCGGACAGAAGGAGCGTAACTGCCGAGAATGCCGTACCGCAAAGCGGCTGCAATCCGGTTGTCCGGCACGTTATCAAGTATCCCGATATGCATCAAAACGGAGCTTTAACGGAACAAATCGTTCCGCTATTGCTCCGTTTTCTTTTTTGCGTTTTCCCGGAGATTACGCACACCACGGTGTCACGGCAGAGCAAAAATCAATAATTGCTAACGCCCTTCCGCTGGGGTACACTTGAGATTAGGTGCAACCGCTTTGAGCCGGGCAAGCCCGATTTTTCTTATTGGAGGCCTTATATGAGCAAATATGTAATCGCTTTAGATCAGGGCACGACGAGCTGCCGTGCGATTGTGTTCAATAAGCAGGGGCAGATTGTAAGCATGGCGCAGCAGGAGTTTACGCAAATTTTCCCGCAGTCCGGTTGGGTCGAACACGACGCGGGGGAGATTTGTCGCGTTCAACTCGAGGTTTTGCGGCGAGCGGTTAAGGACATCTCCGCCGCAGACATAGCTGCCATCGGCATTACCAACCAGCGCGAAACGACGGTCGTTTGGGACCGGGCCACCGGCAAACCGCTTTATAATGCGATCGTTTGGCAGTGCCGCCGTTCGAGCGGCATATGCCGGACGCTGAAGGAGAACGGCTTCGAGCCGACGATCCGCCGCAAAACCGGGCTCGTGCTGGACCCGTATTTTTCAGGGACGAAGCTGAAATGGCTGCTGGACGAGCATCCGGAAATCCGGGCGAAAGCCGATGCGGGCGAAGCGCTGTTCGGCACGATCGACAGCTGGCTCATCTGGAATTTGACCGAAGGGGCCGTCCATATGACGGATTTTTCCAACGCGTCGCGGACGATGCTGTTTAATATTCATACGCTCGATTGGGATGACGAGATTTTGGCCGAATTCGGCATTCCGCGTTCGATGCTGCCTGTAGTTAAGCCGTGCAGCGAAGTATACGGATACACGAAGGTACTCGGAGGTGAGAGCGCGGGCATCCCGATCTCCGGAGCGGCCGGCGACCAGCAGGCTGCGCTGTTCGGGCAAGGATGTTTTGCCGAAGGTATGGCGAAAAACACGTACGGCACCGGCTGCTTCATCCTGAAAAATACCGGAGAGAAGCCGGTCGCATCGCAAAAAGGGCTGCTCACGACGATCGCCTGGGGACTCGGCGGCAAGGTAACCTATGCGCTGGAAGGAAGCGTATTCATCGGCGGCGCGGTCGTCCAGTGGCTGCGCGACGGGCTCGGCATCGTCGATAACGCGGCGGAAACGGAAGCGATCGCCCGGTCGGTCGAGGATACGGGTGGCGTCTACTTCGTGCCGGCGTTCACCGGGCTCGGCACGCCCTATTGGGACCCGCACGCCCGCGGCATCATGACGGGTCTGACCCGTGCCACTGGCAGGGCGCATATCGTGCGCGCCGCCCTGGAGGCGATCGCGTATCAGAGCCGCGACGTGCTGCAGGTGATGGAAGAGGAGTCGGGCATCCGTCTGCCCGAGCTGAGAGTCGACGGCGGCGCTGTAAAAAACGGCTTCCTCATGCAGTTTCAGGCGGACCTGCTCGGCGTCAGCGTAACCCGCCCCAAAGTCAACGAGACGACGGCGCTCGGAGCGGCGTATCTGGCCGGACTTGCTGTCGGTTTTTGGAGCGGGTTGGATGAAATTCAAACACTGTGGGAGCTGGACCGAACATTTGCGCCGGAGAAAGACGACGAATTCCGCGAGCGGACATACAGCGGCTGGCAGAAGGCGGTTCAATTGCAACTCGGGGTAAGTTGAGCTTGAAAAATAAGACAGCGTTTTAATGCTGCCGACTTGTTGAACGTGCCGGCAAGCTTCGGGTGAAGCTTCCGGCACGGTGTATATTCCGCCAATATGGCGTGCCTTCTTGATTATAATCAAAGTGTACGAACCGGATAGCGGAGGAGAGTGTCCGATGAATGTATGGAGTGGAGCCGCGGCTGTTTGCATGAACGGCCGGGGCGAAATGTTGATGGTGCTGCAGGGCAAGCCGGACGAGGAGAAGCGATGGTCCGTACCGTCCGGCGGGATGGAGCCGGGGGAAACTTTCGAAGCATGCTGCGAGCGGGAAGTGTGGGAGGAGACCGGATACCGGGTGAAGGTTGTGCGGTTTTTGCATGAAAAAAGCGGCGCCGGATCGGAGGGCCGCTTCATATTCCGGTATTTCGAGGTGAAATGTATCGGGGGAGAGGCGGCGATTCAAGACCCGGACCGACTCATTCACGATATCCGCTGGCAGTCCGCAGAACGCATCGCCTCGCTGGATTTATGCTTTCCGGAGGACAGGGACTTTCTGCTGACTTATATATCCGACCGGTCCGCCGATCCCCAAACGAACTAAGCTTTGATGGAGGCGAGAAAGGTGGAGATGGCGAACGAGGAAGCCCCCAGCACTGCGGAGCGCGCACCGAGCGAAGAGAACCGCACCTGCAGCTCCTTGCGCGGAAACGGCAGCAGCCGCTGCTCCAAAGCCTCGTGCATCGGTTTCTCCAGCCATGGAGCGGCTTCCGTCAGCCGTCCTCCGATGATGATCAGCTCCGGGTTAAAGCTGTTGGCGATGCCCACGAGACCGACGCCGAGATAATGTCCGAGCCGCGAGAAGAGCTGCACGGCATCGGTGTTTCCTTCGCGCGCGCGGGAGATGAGCGTCTCGACATCGATGCCGTCTTCGCCGAGCAGCTTTTTCGCCTGCTGCAGCAGTGCATGCTCGGACGCATACAGCTCCCAGCAGCCGATGTTGCCGCAGCGGCATTTCGGCCCGCTGAGCTCGATCGTGACGTGCCCGATCTCCCCGGAAAAGCCGGTCGCCCCGCGGTACAGCTCGCCTTTTATGATGATGCCGGTGCCGATCCCGCTGCCGAGGCTGACATAGATGAGGTGGGAGGCGGAAGTGCCTGCGCCGAACTGCTTTTCCGCAACGGCTCCGGCATTCGCTTCATTGTCGATGGCGACCGGGATGCCGAGCTCCTGCTCGACCAGCTGCTTCAGCGGCACATTTTCCCAGCCGAGGTTCGGCGCGAACAGCACGGTCCCCTGGTCGTCGCTGATGCCCGGGATGCCGATGCCGATGCCGACGATGCCGTATGGGCTGACGGGAGCACGTGAAATGAGTTCACGGACGCATCGGACAAGATCGCCGATGACCGATTGCACCGAAATGTTGCGATGGGCGATTCGCAGCTCCTGTACGACGGAGCCCTCCAAATCCGTCAGCGCCGCAGCGATGTAATCGACGCCCAAATCGACGCCGATCGCGTAGCCGGCCTGCTTGTTGAACAGCAGCATCACCGGCTTGCGCCCGCCGCTCGATGCGCCGGTGCCGATTTCAAACACCATGTGGCTGTCGATCCATTCGCTTACGAGCGAGGATACGGTCGCCTTGGTCAGTCCCGTCAGAGCGGCGATTTCGGCGCGCGACACCGGCGAATGCTTGCGGATATGCTCCAGAACGATCGCTTTATTCATTTGTTTGACGAGGTTCAAATCTCCCGTTTGCTTCATGTTTGTGTCTCCAGCGGATGTTTTACTAGATTGTATCACGAAAACATATTTTTTTGCACACTAAGTTAGTTTAATCAATTTACAAAGTTTGCGGACAGTGATATGATAAAAGGGAATGATACGAAAACGCTTTTATTTTATTCCTATGATGGAGGGACGATCATGACGTATTTTCCGAACGTGCCGCAAGTGAAATTCGAAGGCCGGCAATCGACGAACCCGCTCGCATTTAAATTTTATAACCCGGATGAAGTGGTTTTAGGCAAAACGATGAGGGAACATCTGCGCTTCGCTGTCGCCTACTGGCACGCTTTCACCGGCTCAGGCGCCGACCCGTTCGGCAGCGGCACGGCGATCCGCGGATGGGACCGCTACAGCGGCATGGATTTGGCCAAAGCCCGCGTCGAAGCGTGCTTCGAGCTGCTGCAAATTCTTGACGTCGACTATTTCTGCTTCCACGACCGCGACATTGCCCCTGAAGGCGACACCCTGCAGGAAACGAACCGCAATCTGGATGAAATTGTCGCTTTGATTAAGGAAAACATGAAATCTTCCGGCAAAAAGCTGCTGTGGAATACGGCGAATATGTTCTCGCATCCGCGTTTCACGCACGGCGCCGCCACGACATCGAACGCCGATGTGTTCGCCTACGCGGCGGCGCAGGTGAAAAAAGCGCTCGAGCACGGCAAAGAGCTCGGCGGAGAAAACTACGTGTTCTGGGGCGGCCGTGAAGGCTACGAGACGCTGCTGAATACGGATATGAAGCTGGAGCTTGACAACCTGGCCCGCTTCCTGCACATGGCCGTCGATTATGCGAAGGAAATCGGCTTCGACGCCCAGTTCCTGATCGAGCCGAAGCCGAAAGAACCTTCGAAGCACCAATACGACTTCGACGCGGCCACGACGCTGTCGTTCCTGCGCCAGTACGATCTGCTGCCGCATTTCAAGCTGAACATCGAAGCGAATCATGCGACGCTTGC
The window above is part of the Paenibacillus hamazuiensis genome. Proteins encoded here:
- the glpK gene encoding glycerol kinase GlpK, producing MSKYVIALDQGTTSCRAIVFNKQGQIVSMAQQEFTQIFPQSGWVEHDAGEICRVQLEVLRRAVKDISAADIAAIGITNQRETTVVWDRATGKPLYNAIVWQCRRSSGICRTLKENGFEPTIRRKTGLVLDPYFSGTKLKWLLDEHPEIRAKADAGEALFGTIDSWLIWNLTEGAVHMTDFSNASRTMLFNIHTLDWDDEILAEFGIPRSMLPVVKPCSEVYGYTKVLGGESAGIPISGAAGDQQAALFGQGCFAEGMAKNTYGTGCFILKNTGEKPVASQKGLLTTIAWGLGGKVTYALEGSVFIGGAVVQWLRDGLGIVDNAAETEAIARSVEDTGGVYFVPAFTGLGTPYWDPHARGIMTGLTRATGRAHIVRAALEAIAYQSRDVLQVMEEESGIRLPELRVDGGAVKNGFLMQFQADLLGVSVTRPKVNETTALGAAYLAGLAVGFWSGLDEIQTLWELDRTFAPEKDDEFRERTYSGWQKAVQLQLGVS
- a CDS encoding NUDIX hydrolase, whose translation is MNVWSGAAAVCMNGRGEMLMVLQGKPDEEKRWSVPSGGMEPGETFEACCEREVWEETGYRVKVVRFLHEKSGAGSEGRFIFRYFEVKCIGGEAAIQDPDRLIHDIRWQSAERIASLDLCFPEDRDFLLTYISDRSADPQTN
- a CDS encoding ROK family transcriptional regulator, with protein sequence MKQTGDLNLVKQMNKAIVLEHIRKHSPVSRAEIAALTGLTKATVSSLVSEWIDSHMVFEIGTGASSGGRKPVMLLFNKQAGYAIGVDLGVDYIAAALTDLEGSVVQELRIAHRNISVQSVIGDLVRCVRELISRAPVSPYGIVGIGIGIPGISDDQGTVLFAPNLGWENVPLKQLVEQELGIPVAIDNEANAGAVAEKQFGAGTSASHLIYVSLGSGIGTGIIIKGELYRGATGFSGEIGHVTIELSGPKCRCGNIGCWELYASEHALLQQAKKLLGEDGIDVETLISRAREGNTDAVQLFSRLGHYLGVGLVGIANSFNPELIIIGGRLTEAAPWLEKPMHEALEQRLLPFPRKELQVRFSSLGARSAVLGASSFAISTFLASIKA
- the xylA gene encoding xylose isomerase, which gives rise to MTYFPNVPQVKFEGRQSTNPLAFKFYNPDEVVLGKTMREHLRFAVAYWHAFTGSGADPFGSGTAIRGWDRYSGMDLAKARVEACFELLQILDVDYFCFHDRDIAPEGDTLQETNRNLDEIVALIKENMKSSGKKLLWNTANMFSHPRFTHGAATTSNADVFAYAAAQVKKALEHGKELGGENYVFWGGREGYETLLNTDMKLELDNLARFLHMAVDYAKEIGFDAQFLIEPKPKEPSKHQYDFDAATTLSFLRQYDLLPHFKLNIEANHATLAGHTFEHELHVSRINGALGSIDANQGDMLLGWDTDEFPTDLYSTTLAMHEILLNEGGIGRGGVNFDAKVRRGSFEPIDLVYAHIAGMDAFARGLQVAAKLIEDRVFAKVLDERYASFKSGIGADIVAGKANFRTLEAYALQNKEIQNASGRLELIKSTINQYLINV